The window CATCATCAGTCAGGTGCTTCTCACCAGCCCCAACAACGTTTCAGGCGTTGTTATCAGAGGTGTCAACGCACAGGATGAGATGAAGGTCACCACCATATCCAAGTTCATGAAAGAGGGTTCTTTCGCCGACCTGAGCAAAAAAGGCAGTGCTCCGCAGATTGCTCTGGGCAAGGAACTTGCGGCTAATCTCGGTGTTCTCAGCGGTGATATGGTGACAATGGTCTCGCCTCTGGGCAAGAAAGGCCCCTTCGGCATCACCCCCAAGATGAAGTATTTTCAGGTATGCGGTGTTTTCGACACCGGAATGTATGAATACAACAACACACTGGCGTATATAGACATTAAGGCGGCTCAGGAGTTTTTCGGGCTGTCTGACGTTGTTTCCGGATTCAGTGTGGGAACGAGCAATTTCGACCTTGCTGTGGACATCTCAAAAGAGATTCAGCATAAACTTGATTTTCCTTTCTGGGCAAGGGACTGGATAAGCATGAACCAGAACCTTTTTTCGGCTCTCAAGCTTGAAAAATATGCTATGTTCATAATCCTGACACTGATAATCATAGTGGCTTCTTTCAACGTTATCAGCATGATAACCGTTACAGTCAAGGATAAGAAGCGGGATATAGCCATCCTTCGTGCCATGGGCGCATCCGAAAGCTCAATTTCCGGGATATTCAAGCGTCAGGGTATGATAATCGGCATCACAGGAACCCTTATCGGGAACATTCTGGGGCTTGCAATCTGCCTTATACTGGCTAATTTTAAAATAATCTCACTGCCTGCGGACGTGTATTTTATGGACAGGATACCCGTTAAGATAGAGGTCATGACGTTCGTGGTCATAACCGTCTGTTCACTGGTGATAACATATCTGGCTGGGCTTTATCCGTCACGTCAGTCGGCAAAACTCGACCCTGTGGAAGCTCTCAGAAGGGATTGATGAAACTGTCGATATATGTTCAGCCGGGCGCAAAGAAGACCGAACATTCCGGAATGCATGACGGCAGGCCGAAAATAAGGCTGAACGCACCCCCTGTGGACGGGGCGGCGAACGAAGAGCTTATACGGTTCGTCGCAAAAACTCTGGGGCTGTCAAAATCCTCTGTAAGGCTTGTTTCGGGTCATGCATCAAGGCTGAAAACACTTGAAATAGATGCCGAAGAGTCGGCAGTCAAAGATATATTTGGTGAATAATGAGATACAGAGCGGCATTGCTGGATTTTGACAACACTATCCTCGGCACGGAGCAGGGCAACTTCAAAGCTTTCCACGATGTGCTGCACGACATCTACGGCCACGGCATGCGTGTGGATGATTTCATATATTTCACCGGAAATTCATGGAAAGATATTTTCAAATACATATCAAACAAATACGGCAAAGTTTCACCCGAATACATCCATAAGAGGTTTATAACCATTAAAGGTGAT of the Seleniivibrio woodruffii genome contains:
- a CDS encoding lipoprotein-releasing ABC transporter permease subunit, whose amino-acid sequence is MNFERFIAKRYLKSRKSNRILSFISGVSVLGIVLGVATLIVVISVMNGFSDNLKNRILGANAHIVINRVDVSPIENWRDVQKEIASVRNVTGVSPFIISQVLLTSPNNVSGVVIRGVNAQDEMKVTTISKFMKEGSFADLSKKGSAPQIALGKELAANLGVLSGDMVTMVSPLGKKGPFGITPKMKYFQVCGVFDTGMYEYNNTLAYIDIKAAQEFFGLSDVVSGFSVGTSNFDLAVDISKEIQHKLDFPFWARDWISMNQNLFSALKLEKYAMFIILTLIIIVASFNVISMITVTVKDKKRDIAILRAMGASESSISGIFKRQGMIIGITGTLIGNILGLAICLILANFKIISLPADVYFMDRIPVKIEVMTFVVITVCSLVITYLAGLYPSRQSAKLDPVEALRRD
- a CDS encoding DUF167 domain-containing protein encodes the protein MKLSIYVQPGAKKTEHSGMHDGRPKIRLNAPPVDGAANEELIRFVAKTLGLSKSSVRLVSGHASRLKTLEIDAEESAVKDIFGE